Proteins co-encoded in one Cynocephalus volans isolate mCynVol1 chromosome 11, mCynVol1.pri, whole genome shotgun sequence genomic window:
- the AZI2 gene encoding 5-azacytidine-induced protein 2, translating into MVTPGDPVWFGSVTKHWGIERRRPWGRPYVAWHQVVMDALVEDDICILNHEKAHKGDTVTPVSIYSGDESVASHFALVTAYEDIKKRLKDSEKENSFLKKRIRFLEEKLVGARLDEETSSVGREQVNKAYHAYREVCIDRDNLKSKLDKMNKDNSESLKVLNEQLQSKEVELLQLRTEVETQLVMRNLSPPSSNWEVEKLSCDLKIHGLEQELELIRKECSDLKIELQKAKQTDPSQEDNLKSKDLQRLSISSDNMQHAYWELKREMSNLHLVTQVQAELLRKLKTPTAIKKACAPVGCIEDLGKDSTKLHLTNFTAAYKRHPPLSPNGKALYHTSSPLPGDIKVLSEKAILQSWTDNERSIPADGTNFQEHSSYGRNSLEDNSWVFPSPPKSSETAFGETKSKILPLPNLPPLHYLDQHNQNFFYKH; encoded by the exons ttgTCATGGATGCACTGGTAGAAGATGATATCTGCATTCTGAATCATGAAAAAGCGCATAAGGGAGATACAGTGACTCCAGTCTCAATATATTCAGGAGATGAGTCTGTTGCTTCACATTTTGCCCTTGTTACTGCATATGAAGACATCAAAAAAAGACTTAaggattcagagaaagagaactctttcttaaagaaaagaaTACGATTTTTGGAAGAAAAG CTCGTAGGAGCTCGATTAGATGAAGAAACAAGTTCTGTGGGACGAGAACAAGTAAATAAGGCATATCATGCATATCGAGAGGTTTGCATTGATAGAGATAATTTGAAGAGCAAATTAGATAAAATG AATAAAGACAACTCTGAATCTTTGAAAGTATTGAATGAACAGCTACAATCTAAAGAAGTAGAACTCCTCCAGCTAAGGACGGAGGTGGAAACTCAGCTGG TGATGAGGAATTTAAGTCCACCTTCATCAAACTGGGAGGTGGAAAAGTTGAGCTGTGACCTGAAGATCCATGGTTTGGAACAAGAGCTGGAACTGATAAGGAAGGAATGTAGCGATCTCAAAATAGAGCTACAAAAAGCCAAACAAACG GATCCATCTCAGGAAGACAATCTGAAGAGCAAAGATCTCCAAAGACTAAGTATTTCAAG tgATAATATGCAACATGCATACTGGGAACTGAAGAGAGAAATGTCTAATTTACATCTGGTGACTCAAGTACAAGCTGAACTactaagaaaactgaaaaccCCAACTGCAATCAAGAAAG ctTGTGCCCCAGTAGGATGCATTGAAGACCTTGGAAAAGACAGCACAAAACTGCACTTGACGAATTTTACTGCAGCATACAAAAGacatccccctctctctccaaATGGCAAAGCTCTTTATCATACATCTTCCCCTTTACCAGGAGATATAAAGGTTTTGTCAGAGAAAGCAATTCTCCAATCCTGGACAGATAATGAGAGATCCATTCCTGCTGATGGTACAAACTTTCAGGAACACAGCTCTTATGGCAGAAATTCTCTAGAAGATAATTCTTGGGTATTCCCAAGCCCTCCTAAATCAAGTGAGACAGCATTTGGGGaaactaaaagtaaaattttgcCTTTACCCAACCTGCCACCACTGCATTACTTGGATCAACATAATCAAAACTTCTTTTATAAACATTAG